The following is a genomic window from Liolophura sinensis isolate JHLJ2023 chromosome 10, CUHK_Ljap_v2, whole genome shotgun sequence.
TGCCCTGATGGAATAAGATATAACACCGCTGCCCAACGATTCTGGGCCAACCGGTCAAATTTTATGCCAGATCATGTGACTCGAATATGAAAACAAGAAGGTAATCTCTGATGTCACGATGCTTTAAGAGGGCTCCGTACATTGGAAAACAGGAATAGCGATGTAAATATTACGGTTGGTTGTGGGAGAGGGCATTTTGATCTTTTTGTCTTAGGCGGACAAAACTTCTAGCTCTATTGTCATATTTCACGATCTGGTttactgtatttcttcaacattttcgcatttTTGCAAGATATTTACACAAGCATATTCTAATGGCAGATTTCTGTGCAAACTGATACAATTACGCCttttgcgaagccctgaaattggccaacccaaacCAGTAtagttttgtatttaaaataaaattttaaggGAACATACTTTGCActttcatatgccaaaaggttgagggaatagaataaatcaaaaatgGATTTGTGCAGTCGCCTCCAGTTTTTCCAAAATTGCTGGTATGGTGACATCTACTAAGGCCTAGGTCGACTTATTGCTGTTTACCAGGCCCCGGGATCAAGAAGCAATCTTGggtttaagtcaaaatttcaaattattttaaaattgttgtttcttatattacaaggtcaaattttatttgtttgaaaacataaattctgggtaagctcttgtacaacaaatttcagctaaaataacacaaaGGAACATACGAAGTTTTGAtataagtctaagatcgcttcgtggtCCCGGGGACTGGAATCTAAATGCTACTTACTGTGCCGTGTTGTTTTCGTTGGTCAATATTATTCTTGACATCTCGCGCAATCACGTCCACTGTTTCCTGCCAGGCCTTAGGGAAGGAGCTGATTTTGAAGAGTTTCATGATTTTAGTGATGAATGGAAATatcactgaaacaacaacaacaaggagCTAACTGTAGGCCCGTTgtctgacatgactgactgattgatcgCTTGATTGAATAGTGTTCAactccgtgctcaagaatttttcactttattatgGCGCTAAGGTTTATGGGCGAATGAAACTGGCGATCAGCGATGCTTTCTCATGTAGTactgaccggcccggatagcacagatggtagagcgttcgcttcggggaccggtagatccaggatcaatccttgatcgagtcacacctaagactttaaaagaggaagttgtaacttcctcgcttggcgttcagcatgaatgggataatgcaacgactggttgacccgtatcagtataatggcttacttgccttcggtaagtcgtctcagtgaagcagcactaaaataaaagagcggtggaaatccgtcctgcaacaaggaggcatattacacgtacatgcaccctaatgattccttcgtcgtcaaatgactgaaaaattattcagtacgacgttaaaccccaagcactcactcactcacgtaGTACTGcatggcctagtggtttgcGCTTTAGAACCGCCTACTGATCTAGCAGCCTCTTACAAATAAGATCGATGtgagctcatgccggcttcgtTTTCTGTTATGcattggaaggtctgacagcaacctttggatggttgtgggtttcctctgctcGGTTCcctcctaccataacgctggccgccgtcgtataagtgaaatattcttgagtactgcgcaaaacttcaatcaaataaataaataaatgggtaaataaatcatgtagtCTTATACGAAGTTCGATAGAGACAACTTGCAGAAAAGTTTGCAGTATATAACCATTCTCTTTCATCTATGCTATACTTACGGAAACAAGACaattgaaaattcttgagtatagccttACACAACGATCTCATATGTAAATATCCCCAgctcttctcggtttcctcccatcataacactgaccgctgtcatataagtgaaatattcttgagtgcagcattaaacagcgatcaaataaataaataaatcacaagtaaataaaaaaataacttcaaTATCTTACTGTTCACTAGAACCATCATGGAGATTTTTGGAGAGAGCagttttttcaacagctgtgcGAATGAGTCGTCCGGGTTTTTCAAACTATTGGAGTCTATTCCGAAGGCTGTTCCGGATATGGCGTCCAGAGTATAACCTTTAAATAATCTATACACAGGGACAAAATAAGAGTTATAGTCAAGGGTACGAAATTCATATCAAGTCAAAGTTCGTTAAAAAGACTCAGGTCATATCATCGAACACTCGCATATTGAGCACCGATAAAGCTGATTACCgtcacaaaaatgaaacactCATGAACCAGGCGTTCAATACCAATCATataaaaagtaagaaatttATGGAATATATAAAATTTAGCCACGAGTAACACAGTCATGTTCTATCAAAGTTAGTGAAAAATAAGAAACTCATTCCATACGAAAATTAGTCAAGACTAAGAAACCCGTGTCATCTCAAAATTAGTTAGGAGTAAGAAACTCATGTCAAATGAAAGTCAGTCTAGAGTAAGAAACTCGTGTCATATGAAAGTCAGTCCCATACGAGCCCAGTGGCATAGCCACGCGTAATACTGTATCAAAGAGATATCACGCTTGCTTACTCTTGGGTATCTATGCTCTTCCCGTCTTTGCTCTTTTCCGCTATCACGTCTTGTAAGTTATCCAAGACAGACTGAATTATTGGTACCATCTGGAGAAAACACAGAGAAGGGGGAAATTATTCTCATTCCCAGCCTGAAACCAGGCTGTCTACCCATTTGTTACATTATTAATTGAGAACATATCGTTACATGCACTTGATACGAAGTGATTTGGTCAGGCATTAGAGCAGAGACAAAGTGACCTGGACAAACTTCCAGCGTTATTGTAGAGACAAACTGACAAGGACAAACTTCCAGTGTTACAGTAGGAACAAACTGACGGGGACAAACTTCAACGTTACAGTATGTCAAGCTGACAAGGACAACTTCCAGTGTCACGTTAGAGACAAAGTGACTGGGACAAAGTTTCAGCTTTACAGCAGCGACAAAGTGACCTGGACAAACTTCTATGGACAAAGTAATGTAAGAAAAATTTCACGTTACAGTACTGTCTCCAAAGCCAAAGGCTAGAGACAAAGTTGCCCGGACAAAGGTCTGTTCTAATAACGTCTAAACCAGGACAAACCATTTGCGATACAGTATAGTCTCACCTCACGGAGTCTCCCAGAGCTAAAGGCTGGAGACAAAGTGGCACGGACAAACTTCCAGTCGTCATCTTGTAAAATGGTCAGCTGCTTGCTCTCCACTTCGGTCAGCGATAATGTATCAGTTATctgcaaataattttttttttacttacgaTACAGGCACAAGCAGATTTCAAAGATAcagaaaacgaaaaaaaaaggtttttttcCATACGGTGACTAATAGAAATTGTTTATTTAGCCTGATTCTAAAATCTATTTAACCGTGAAAAATGTTTGAGATGTGTTTTAAACAATTGGGCAAAAAAATTCAGATCCCAGGATTGCTAATCGAACGTGTTTAGTCCAAACCTGTGTAGGTCCCTACCCGTTCTATTCGCACATGCTCGTCGTAGTACACGTGATCGTACTGAAAATGAGGCTGGCCGTCTGCTCTCTTTGGGAATAGAAGATGTCGAGAAGTGCCTCTGCATTTGGCAATTGCGGTGCTGGTATGTATTGATTGCTTTTATCTTTTCTTGTAAAATTGTTTGTGTCTGCTGCACAATTTATGTTGTGTTGTTCATCGTTACATACGTGCGTAGTTGTTGTGGCGAATAGAGATGTGGTTGTTGTGTTGTAGTGGAAGGTTAggtagatctgagatctgtttaaGTCTTCCGAGCTTAGCTTTCAGAGATACCAAAAACCCTTGACAAGCACTTTACAGTCCCAGCAAAATTCTTATACATTTTCATTAGCTTCAAATTTAACATCACTACAGCCACATGCAGCGTCAGTTGAGCAGTCAGTGTATAAATCAGCGTGTAAATGGATGATGACTAACATGTTTATGCAATATGATGCTAACTCCATCTCCTAAGTACTCACGCACTGCTTGAATTTGACATCTTAACATGAGTGAGTGAATCGAAGAAACGCGATTACACATTATGGTGAGTAATGGCGTGAATGTAAATAATTCCACCGCAGACCAGGCAAAGCATCTCCCTTTTTTACATCTGTTTAGATGAtgccatgttaaaaaaatggaaGCGGGTAATGCGTGGAGGTTTGCAGTTGTCTTGTGCCTAGATGCATCAAACATGTTTAGCTTACCATGTGTTTTGGGGGTAAACATGTTTAGGAATCccagacaaaaatattttgtgcccTCCCCACGTATAATGCCTTCTGGTTTCAACCTAAGCACCTTTTCTCATTACATGTTTAGCCAACAATGTGCTTAAAAAACTGAAAGCAAGATTGTGTGGAGCTTTGTGTTCAGACACTACACACATATCTTAGAGTGTGTTGGAAAGTTGAATATTGAACTTCCCGGCGTGTGAGGCCCTGATAACAATAAACATGCGGCTCGAATGGCCATTTCAGCAGTCTAACCCACTGCAGACCTGATGTCTTCCACCCATATGGTGCGCATAGCTGTACGTCACAGGTGGCTAAGTTCTACGGTACCCCGGATACTGGTGTTTCCTCAACAAATAAAATGGACCGCAGAGTGAATATTCTGTAAAATTCCAATGTGAGGTtcagcaacaatgaaataaataaataaataaatcaaactcaaACTCACTGTTCTGTTCACGAAGTTAGGGAACTTCTTCACTAGAATTTCTTTCACCATATCTGGATCGCCCACCAGGAGTTGAGGCGTTCGCATTCCCCAGGTTCTGTGAAAACAACAGCGAACAGGCATCATATTCACAGCTGGCCACATTATAATTTATGTTTGAAACTACAACTTTCCCTTAAAGGAAATTTCACGTTAAACTGAAATGAGCATCAGGTGAAGggcaaatgaaaactgtttactaaATTCCTTTTTACCCCAGATCACAATATTATGTACGTACATTAtacaaaagtataaatatatattccaaTTTTTGGGATTGTGTAGACCTCATGTTTATGTAGTATGTGTAACTTGTATCTTTGTGCTTCCACGCAACACATTTACAGATCatcatctgaaaatatttttacttatgaCTTTAGATTTTTTCCCCACAGAATTTATATATGTTAGGATTTTAAGGCGGGCTTTACGGGCCAAATTTTATACTGTAACCGTTAGCCGGTTTGTTATCTATAGCCTACAGTTAATCTAACTGTAAAGGAGGTCAGGTGTATGAATGTCCTTCCATTTTCTCCACAATTGTTCATCCGACTGGCTTCATACTTACCAAGTGTATTACGGAAGACCAAGAAAAATGCACAGTTGAGAGTTCAAATGCTGCGCATtgtgtatgcaaattaggcaatgATGACGTGACATATCTTTcacttttacatgcatgttcttTCCTCAGCTGTGGAATGAATACTAGTATTTTGCGAAGTACAGACATCCGGTTTACACCGCGTGGCAGATATGAACTATTTTCTACTAGCAGAGCAAATTTACTTAAGGAAAAGACAATTctagaccaaatgtatgtaCCCATCGATAAAGTATCTCACAGGACGTTTAAATAACATaacgttttatttttgtgatgtagcaCAATCGAAATATAgtagttcaaagtaagcaaaatcgcaCACATTGAGACAATTGAACGCCAACCCTATTTTGCCTTCCAACCACATGACCATGGGGTACGAGTGATGCGACATCATGTTTTTGGTTGTTCTATAAAAGTTGATTTAAAGAGCTACAAATCACTGTTCAGGTCTGGTTTCATCCCTTCTCCAAAATAACCcaagttatattatttattgtcttttaatttaacatgtatacttacacagtaaaaaatatttacaggtgAAGGAGAAAGTAGAAGGCAATGATAATGTAGACTCATGTGAGCTGACCGAACACCCAGTCCCAAACAGCCATTTTCCTACAGCCTATACCCCCTCTATACAAGGCTTAAACTGTAACGCTATATAATAGCTACACATCActgtttaggtctgttttcatCCCTTCTCCAAAATAACCcaagttatattatttattgtctattaatttaacatgtCTTCTTTGTGATCTTTACTCACATAATCACATCGCCGTATTTTTTGAGGAAACGGGAATCACTTTCCGCCACGCCCTGTGggagaaaaaacaacacattttcacaACTACACTCAGAAAAGTGACTCTGCATCACTGACTACGACAACTGACATTCACAgactaccaaaaaaaaaaaagatgaaagttTATTAAGTGAAAGGCATGTTTGGTTGTGAGTTCAATGTTGATCGGTTTCTTTCCTTATTTCCTCTTCAtcgatttgattgttgtctaatgccatactcaaaaattttcactcttacgatggcgatcagttttatgggtgaagggaacCAGAGTGACCgaagtaaaccacccacctctggcaagttacagacGAACTtgtacaccatactggtggtgTCACAAATGGCCTTCAAAGAAGGTTTGATTGTGCAAAAGACTTAATGCACGACTGCATTCAGACATTACTGGTCATATCCATTATCGATATGGTTGCATGCGAAATACTGATTTTTGGCGATTCCTACAGTTTAAAGTATTATATGAGCCTAGACATAAACTGATTACTATTCCAAGAAGAATTTCTTACCCAAAAGCTATATTTTATGCTAAAGTCTTCTTCAATGTCTATCTCACGGgagttaaatttgttttgtttttcaccgCCAGTACTTTAGTCACCTGACGAAAgagtgctgatgattggctcagagcagctatgacatcagtGCAAATCTATGAATATACTTACAATCGAAAACATTTCCCACACGGTCCCCATAAAGGCACGAGGAGGAGGTCCAGGGAAGTTGAAGCGGCGGGTGATATACGGCCATATCCCATACCTGAAACAAGAAGACGTGTGGCAATATTAGGTGACATTTGGTCACGTGATATATCAATGACGTCATCAGTACATGGGCAATTGGCAAGAAAAGTAAATCTCAAAGAGAAAACTTGGGCGTAAACTTTTATAAGTCGTACGTTGCACTTACTCGTCACTAAATGGTTTATACGCTTGaatctaaatttatttatttcattggtgttaaaggccgtactcaagaatatttcactgacaagaCGGCCATGTAAATTGTATACGGAGGAAACCATTCAGGTAAAGATGTCAGAATGCCACTGGCGCTTTCCGGGTGCCTAAGAGCCATCCTGACCTAAATGTGGTTCCGTTAAAATGAAGCATGTATTagatgaaagactattaaaCACTGTCGAGGGAAATATTTCcatttacagttttataatttttccaaccgagaaaatctgtcactggtcctaataaatccaactatttttaTAGACAGCGTTTTTATGTTCTTTCATGCATCTGAAATGTATTTCACGTTAgggttttcttttcctttatcCTGGGGCTAATATAACACGTCACGTGCATCCTTTTGTAATTATAACACTTTGTCACGATATGTGGTTACCTTAGTCTCACGCTGTCACGTTTGGTGAGTTACGCTGGTCACTCTTGGTGGAACCTTTTGATATTTAATTGATGGTGATATGTCAGGCAATTCCTACAACTCATACGAAGTTGTTATCTTCTTTAAGAAATGGTGATACACTCTAACATTACGCAACTTCTATTCTGTTAGGTGCCTCAATAATAGACGCTCTTTTCTGACTCGCGTTCGGGTAATTTTTCAAAAGGAAATCAAACTAGGCGGTTGGACGAACCAGAGAAAGTTGAAATTTCTTCGCCTTGCTAAAATAGGATCAACTTTAATGGCATGCTTTTGCGAATCTCTTTATGTGGAGATTTAGCTGAAAACCAAAATGTGTCATCTACAATATAatgtaaacaataataaataatatgttcATATATGGCATACCTGTGCTTTACCTGTGCGCATGTATAACCCAGGGTCCTGAGATTGATCAGTTACACCTGGTGACCTATATAGATCCAGGCGCTTATTCACTACTAAATATAGTTGGTACGCGCCAACGCTGAGGCAAATTACCATATATGGACATGCATAGACCACGTTTACCGACAGCTTCAAGGAAGGCTATTTTTAGAAAAAGGAAATACCCATATCACCTGGAGCGAGACTTCAACTAgctgtttatgttttattgtttaagTTTTCTGTAGACGACACTAGTGTATTTATACGATCTTGACatattaaaaaatgtataaaatgtttaatctgTGAATAACAgtcttttaattatattatttttgaaatttttatttgttccgATCTTGATGTCCAAGCTCACGGTTAACGGGGACGTATCAGTAACGGCATCCACAACCGTTAAGTTAATTGGGATATCTGGTAGGTATTGTCCATGTACGAGAATGAATGTTGTCAGTCAGCCAGGTGATTTTTTTGTCACGCCTGTCCAGAAGACAGGAATTATAGCTCTACTTATTTTCAGTATAAATCAGTGCCTAAGCTGAATTCTTTTCGTTTCAGGTCAACTTCCTCCGCTAATCTCCATTATGAAGACGTCTCTAGCCTTCGTCACATACCTCTGGGATTAACCTAGGGGGTCTGTGTTAACCCCAGCAGTCACACACCTCAGTATACTTTTAGGTCAACGCCTCCCAGACAGCAATAAAGAACGACAAGCTGTGTAATGTTTCACCTTTGCAGGAAATTACCGTTATCAGTAGGGCCTAAAACgtttttacttttttaagtGCATGcatatatgacatatatttgtcagaaaatgtgcagatCTGTACGTGCCTCTGTACAGCCTGCCTAAGACAATTAACTATATActcacattttaaaaaatacttacAGGTAAAGGAGAAGGCAGAAGGCGATGATAATGTAGACCCATGTGGGCAGACCGAACACCCAGTCCCACACAGCCATTTTTTCCCCAGCTTATCTCCCCACTATACAACGCTTAAACTGTAACGCTA
Proteins encoded in this region:
- the LOC135476872 gene encoding cytochrome P450 3A6-like — translated: MAVWDWVFGLPTWVYIIIAFCLLLYLYGIWPYITRRFNFPGPPPRAFMGTVWEMFSIGVAESDSRFLKKYGDVIITWGMRTPQLLVGDPDMVKEILVKKFPNFVNRTITDTLSLTEVESKQLTILQDDDWKFVRATLSPAFSSGRLREVRLYCIANEVCPGHFVAAVKLKLCPSHFVSNVTLEVVLVSLTYCNVEVCPRQFVPTMVPIIQSVLDNLQDVIAEKSKDGKSIDTQELFKGYTLDAISGTAFGIDSNSLKNPDDSFAQLLKKLLSPKISMMVLVNMIFPFITKIMKLFKISSFPKAWQETVDVIARDVKNNIDQRKQHGTTRRDLLQLMIDARVDDLDSADVDVDRNALKTDVQNQRRGLTETEIKAQCFVFMLGGYATTAGTLSMLSYCLAMNPECQETLIEEIDTKVGKNKPNYENVMGLPYLDMCISEALRIYPAGQRLARDTKDDIVIGGHLIPKGLSIQIPVNYIHNNPKYWSDPEKFNPQRFSAEEKAKRHPYAYLPFGHGPRNCVGMRLALLKAKMAVVSILQRYRFVRSAETEAELKLQLFGFPEAVNGIWLKLEPRS